One region of Salvelinus sp. IW2-2015 linkage group LG6.1, ASM291031v2, whole genome shotgun sequence genomic DNA includes:
- the hamp gene encoding hepcidin, producing the protein MKAFSVAVAVVVVLACMFILESTAVPFSEVRTEEVGSIDSPVGEHQQPGGESMHLPEHFRFKRQSHLSLCRWCCNCCHNKGCGFCCKF; encoded by the exons ATGAAGGCCTTCAGTGTTGCAGTTGCAGTGGTGGTCGTCCTCGCATGTATGTTCATCCTTGAAAGCACCGCTGTTCCTTTCTCCGAG GTGCGAACGGAGGAGGTTGGAAGTATTGACAGTCCAGTTGGGGAACATCAACAGCCGGGCGGCGAGTCCATGCATCTGCCG GAGCATTTCAGGTTCAAGCGTCAGAGCCACCTCTCCCTGTGCCGTTGGTGCTGCAACTGCTGTCACAACAAGGGCTGTGGCTTCTGCTGCAAATTCTGA